The genomic window GTCAAGCGGCAGCAGGAGGGTGATTTTCCCGGATCCGCGGTCCCGATCCGCATCAAGCCTTTCCGACCGTTTCGCCCTCCCGTCCTTCCGGGATGAAGACCCGGCTCTGCCGGATATCGGATTCGTCGATCCGCATCAGCTCCTTGGCGGGAACCTTGCCGCCCGCGGCGACGAGCCGGGCGGCCTGCCGCAGCTTGATGCGGTCGATCGCATTCCGGACGCTCCGGGCGTTGGCGAAAAGCGGCTGCTTGCGCCGGAGCTCCAGGTACTCTCGGAAGGCTTCGGCGGCGGCTGGATCGAAAAAGTAGCCTTGGCTTCGAACCATGAGATCCCCGATCGAGACCAGCTCATCGAAGGTATAGTCGGGAAAATCGATGTGGTGGGCGATCCGGGAGCGCAGGCCCGGATTCGAGCTAAAGAAGGCCGCCATCCGGTCCCGATAGCCCGCGAAGATCACGACCAGGTCGTTTCGATAATCCTCCATGGCCTGCAGGAGGATCGCCACCGCCTCGAGCCCGTAGTCGCGCTCGCTTTCGGGTCGATAGAGCGAGTAGGCCTCATCGATGAAGAGAACCCCGCCCATGGCCCGCTTGATCGCCTCCTTGGTCTTCGGGGCGGTGTGGCCGACATATTGTCCGACCAGATCGTCGCGGGCGGCGACGACCAGGTGCCCTTTCCGCACGTAGCCCAGCCGGTGGAGAA from Methylacidimicrobium sp. B4 includes these protein-coding regions:
- a CDS encoding AAA family ATPase, translating into MEEAEKESQATPPAAAADGSGLVDLDQALGGAGVGEILTELDAELIGLAPVKRRVREVADFLLVERLRSSVGLQTQAPTLHMSFTGSPGTGKTTVALRMGKILHRLGYVRKGHLVVAARDDLVGQYVGHTAPKTKEAIKRAMGGVLFIDEAYSLYRPESERDYGLEAVAILLQAMEDYRNDLVVIFAGYRDRMAAFFSSNPGLRSRIAHHIDFPDYTFDELVSIGDLMVRSQGYFFDPAAAEAFREYLELRRKQPLFANARSVRNAIDRIKLRQAARLVAAGGKVPAKELMRIDESDIRQSRVFIPEGREGETVGKA